A genomic region of Campylobacter corcagiensis contains the following coding sequences:
- a CDS encoding NAD(P)H-quinone oxidoreductase subunit 3 encodes MSHMYFEHPYFGAFFMLIFAFGIFLSIIIFTKFIGDKFANKDGEKLKNALYESGPEGLKQPNRINSHFYLVAVLFVLFDVEIVLMFPWAVNFRFLGMFGFVEMILFILLLAFGFIYAWHKGALEWHSIK; translated from the coding sequence ATGTCACATATGTACTTTGAGCACCCATATTTTGGTGCTTTTTTTATGCTTATTTTTGCTTTTGGTATATTTTTATCTATTATAATTTTTACTAAATTCATAGGTGATAAATTTGCCAATAAAGATGGAGAAAAGCTAAAAAATGCTCTTTATGAGAGTGGTCCAGAAGGGCTTAAGCAGCCAAACCGTATAAATTCTCACTTTTATTTGGTAGCGGTTTTGTTTGTGCTTTTTGATGTGGAGATTGTGCTTATGTTTCCGTGGGCTGTAAATTTTAGATTTTTAGGGATGTTTGGTTTTGTAGAAATGATACTTTTTATCCTACTTCTTGCTTTTGGTTTTATATATGCTTGGCATAAAGGAGCATTAGAGTGGCATTCCATAAAGTAG
- a CDS encoding NuoB/complex I 20 kDa subunit family protein — protein MAFHKVDYTKENGLPVVLTTVDKLVQWGRSNSLWAVSYGLACCAIEMMAAGGGRYDFDRFGTIFRASVKHSEVMIIAGTLTKKHAEFTRRLYDAMPEPKWVISMGSCANTGGMFNTYSTVQGVDRIIPVDIYLPGCAPRPETLQYALMILQKKIRRQKPNRSQKPKRLV, from the coding sequence GTGGCATTCCATAAAGTAGACTACACAAAAGAAAATGGTCTTCCAGTTGTTTTAACAACTGTTGATAAACTAGTTCAGTGGGGCAGAAGCAACTCTCTTTGGGCGGTTAGTTATGGCTTAGCATGCTGTGCTATTGAGATGATGGCAGCAGGTGGCGGGCGTTATGATTTTGATAGATTTGGGACTATATTTAGAGCTAGTGTTAAACATAGTGAAGTTATGATAATAGCTGGAACTTTAACTAAAAAGCATGCTGAATTTACAAGAAGACTTTATGATGCGATGCCTGAGCCAAAGTGGGTTATAAGCATGGGAAGTTGTGCAAACACAGGCGGTATGTTTAATACCTACTCAACTGTTCAAGGTGTAGATAGAATAATACCAGTTGATATCTATTTGCCAGGCTGTGCACCACGCCCTGAGACTCTACAGTATGCTTTGATGATACTTCAAAAGAAAATTCGCCGCCAAAAGCCAAATAGATCTCAAAAACCAAAAAGGCTAGTGTGA
- the nuoI gene encoding NADH-quinone oxidoreductase subunit NuoI: MMAYIEVDKRDEIRTNSDRFKRFLKRTFSLELFIGLGHTFYQMIKKNNTHTFLYPLEKMEVDRRYRGVHNLMRMLESGSDRCIGCGLCAKICVSNCIDMDTYLDESERKVVGNYSINLGRCVYCGLCADVCPEIAIVHGGEYELASEQRAYYAFRDDLLTKSVREQSEFEGYGSLPKDADERVKLTPTAYIEVE; the protein is encoded by the coding sequence ATGATGGCATACATTGAAGTAGATAAACGAGATGAGATTAGAACAAATTCTGATAGATTTAAAAGATTTCTTAAAAGAACTTTTAGTTTAGAGCTATTTATTGGGCTTGGTCATACTTTTTATCAAATGATTAAAAAAAACAACACCCACACATTTTTATATCCACTTGAAAAGATGGAAGTAGATAGAAGATATAGAGGTGTTCACAATCTTATGCGTATGCTAGAAAGTGGTAGTGATAGATGTATTGGGTGTGGGTTGTGTGCTAAAATTTGCGTTAGTAATTGTATAGATATGGATACATATTTAGATGAGAGTGAGCGAAAGGTAGTTGGTAACTACTCCATAAATTTAGGGCGATGTGTTTATTGTGGTTTATGTGCTGATGTCTGTCCAGAAATAGCAATAGTTCATGGCGGGGAGTATGAGTTAGCAAGCGAACAAAGAGCTTATTACGCGTTTAGGGATGATTTGTTAACTAAAAGCGTAAGAGAACAGAGTGAATTTGAGGGTTATGGTTCACTACCAAAAGATGCTGATGAGAGAGTAAAACTTACTCCAACGGCTTATATAGAGGTTGAGTGA
- a CDS encoding NADH-quinone oxidoreductase subunit G produces MWIDGKAINCDESESILNVARKNGIYIPAICYLSGCSPTLACRLCMVEADGKVVYSCNAKAKDGLKITTNSPELNEARKAIMQTYCVNHPLECGVCDQSGECELQNMVFHMKVSEVPYAIKDSYKPVQKWGIVEYEPALCIVCERCVTVCKDKIGENRLKTVPRNADQLPKEYKDELPKDAYAVWNKFQKSLIGLASGKDYLECSQCGECAAVCPVGALTESHFTYTTNAWELTKIPSSNPHASDCELIYYEIKPTSIEDRTPKIYRVSNDFFFGEIDKAARFGYDFNNGFGVKDEIKFKSIVENIKNGTIKNIKFSSFITNEEARILELLSKKYGLNLVNDEAKKYQEFLNIFSDYSGMTLYSGDVDSIKEADFIVVAGSFLRYDAPNLSYKVNNALKINKASGYYFHPIEDSVVEGYSKNFKTITHKPNLDIEILLFILQKFGTNLPVWIADKLVYDEKEIKDLKEETTKMVEFSKFAEVLGVNEEEFDKLSKDKKTPVLIIGEDYIKSKNAPTLAKLLGYIQRFTSFKIIIIPPRTNSLGVAKICTISKPDTNKKTLGYNEKADFEFGVYEGLNAPSLNQQEGTFLNLDRRVVPINPALPYYGYELNDIAKALGLDAKHTIDYSENLGDEFKSVKFDDLENFYDNGGKNHRGYKLEPKKIVGVIDSEFDIENKALNLDSFIYLANPISQFSKFTARSSIGEVAYLYAGAKFLKDHGLEDKDIVEINGISLGVKLDSEIEGAYLPYFDDKIEVEKFFKTRYENLEIKRLKDE; encoded by the coding sequence ATCTGGATAGATGGAAAAGCCATAAATTGCGATGAGAGCGAGAGCATCTTAAATGTCGCAAGAAAAAATGGAATCTACATTCCTGCTATTTGCTATCTAAGTGGATGTAGTCCAACTCTTGCTTGTAGGCTTTGTATGGTTGAAGCTGATGGCAAAGTAGTTTATAGCTGTAATGCTAAGGCAAAAGATGGTTTAAAAATAACTACAAATAGCCCTGAACTAAACGAAGCTAGAAAAGCTATCATGCAAACTTACTGTGTAAATCACCCTTTAGAGTGTGGTGTGTGTGACCAAAGCGGTGAGTGCGAACTACAAAATATGGTATTTCATATGAAAGTTAGCGAAGTTCCATACGCCATAAAAGATAGCTATAAACCTGTGCAAAAATGGGGAATTGTTGAGTATGAGCCAGCTTTATGTATCGTGTGTGAACGCTGCGTTACAGTTTGTAAGGATAAAATCGGCGAAAACAGGCTAAAAACCGTTCCTAGAAACGCAGACCAGCTACCAAAAGAGTATAAAGATGAGTTGCCAAAAGATGCATATGCTGTGTGGAATAAATTTCAAAAAAGCCTTATAGGTTTAGCAAGCGGCAAAGATTATTTAGAATGTAGCCAGTGTGGCGAGTGTGCGGCGGTTTGTCCTGTGGGGGCTTTGACAGAAAGTCATTTTACTTACACTACAAATGCTTGGGAACTTACAAAAATTCCATCATCAAACCCTCACGCAAGTGATTGTGAACTTATTTATTATGAGATAAAACCAACCAGCATTGAAGATAGAACGCCTAAAATTTATCGAGTTAGTAATGATTTTTTCTTTGGTGAAATAGATAAAGCAGCAAGATTTGGCTATGATTTTAATAATGGCTTTGGCGTTAAAGATGAGATTAAATTTAAAAGTATTGTTGAAAATATCAAAAATGGCACTATAAAAAATATAAAATTTAGTAGCTTTATTACAAACGAAGAGGCTAGAATTTTAGAACTTCTTAGCAAGAAATATGGCTTAAATTTGGTAAATGATGAGGCTAAAAAGTATCAAGAGTTTTTAAATATTTTTAGTGATTATTCAGGCATGACTTTATATAGTGGCGATGTGGATTCTATAAAAGAGGCTGATTTTATCGTTGTAGCTGGAAGTTTTTTAAGGTATGACGCGCCAAATTTAAGCTATAAAGTAAACAATGCTTTAAAGATAAATAAAGCAAGTGGATACTATTTTCACCCTATAGAAGATAGCGTCGTGGAAGGGTATTCTAAAAATTTTAAAACCATAACTCATAAGCCAAATTTAGATATTGAAATTTTGCTTTTTATCTTACAGAAATTTGGTACAAATTTACCTGTTTGGATTGCTGATAAGCTAGTTTATGATGAAAAAGAGATAAAAGACCTAAAAGAAGAAACAACTAAAATGGTAGAATTTTCTAAATTTGCTGAGGTTTTAGGAGTTAATGAAGAGGAATTTGATAAGCTATCAAAGGATAAAAAAACCCCAGTTTTAATCATCGGCGAAGACTATATAAAAAGTAAAAATGCTCCTACTTTAGCAAAGCTTTTAGGATATATACAAAGATTTACTTCGTTTAAAATTATCATCATTCCACCGCGTACAAATTCCTTAGGTGTGGCTAAAATCTGCACTATTAGTAAACCAGATACAAACAAGAAAACCCTAGGATATAATGAAAAAGCAGACTTTGAATTTGGTGTGTATGAGGGCTTAAATGCTCCGTCGTTAAACCAGCAAGAAGGTACTTTTTTAAATTTAGACAGAAGAGTTGTACCTATAAATCCAGCACTTCCATACTACGGATATGAACTAAACGATATAGCAAAAGCTTTAGGTTTGGATGCAAAACACACTATAGATTATAGTGAGAATTTAGGCGACGAGTTTAAAAGCGTTAAATTTGATGATTTAGAAAATTTCTATGATAATGGCGGAAAAAATCACAGAGGCTATAAACTAGAACCAAAAAAAATTGTAGGCGTGATAGATAGCGAGTTTGATATAGAAAATAAAGCTTTAAATTTAGATAGTTTTATCTACCTTGCAAATCCTATTTCTCAGTTTAGCAAATTTACAGCTAGATCAAGCATTGGCGAAGTTGCTTATTTGTATGCTGGGGCTAAATTTTTAAAAGATCATGGTTTGGAAGATAAAGATATCGTAGAAATTAACGGTATAAGTCTAGGTGTGAAGCTTGATAGTGAGATTGAAGGTGCGTATCTGCCTTACTTTGATGATAAGATAGAAGTTGAGAAATTTTTTAAAACTCGCTATGAAAATTTAGAGATAAAAAGGTTAAAAGATGAGTAG
- a CDS encoding NADH-ubiquinone oxidoreductase subunit E family protein, with protein sequence MKRYDLRHLGENFSIRMGEILKNSSYGEVSQFVFEVGDFSSVQRSAELVNALNSTLLNSIRFNRSDWIVTVKKGKV encoded by the coding sequence ATGAAAAGATACGATTTAAGGCATTTGGGCGAAAATTTTAGCATAAGAATGGGTGAAATTTTAAAAAACAGTAGTTATGGCGAAGTTAGCCAGTTTGTCTTTGAAGTTGGAGATTTTAGCTCTGTTCAAAGAAGTGCTGAGTTGGTAAATGCCCTAAATTCAACGCTTTTAAATTCAATAAGATTTAACAGAAGTGACTGGATAGTTACAGTAAAGAAAGGAAAAGTATGA
- a CDS encoding NADH-quinone oxidoreductase subunit C: MRDKFIKDRSLKNYYDDRFFVVKDSKKLEVEGSEFEAEILALKDAQILNSYIEFNTLVVFINKEQNLKALKALKEFGYECLSELSGVDFESDKGGIEVFYQLLSIEHKRRVRVKCFVKDGDFLESVCELYKSARWAERELYDMLGVLIKNHPNLKRILMPDDWYGHPLRKSYPLQGDERAKWYEIDKIFGREYRDEFGEENRDSSFVDSKDTFNFSRLYHETYYGEERPDKAYLQEYQEEGGVALVKHLKRDKFKNIKRQERK, translated from the coding sequence ATGAGAGATAAATTTATAAAAGATAGAAGTTTAAAAAACTACTACGATGATAGATTTTTTGTAGTTAAAGATAGCAAAAAGCTTGAGGTAGAAGGAAGTGAGTTTGAAGCTGAAATTTTAGCTTTAAAAGACGCTCAAATTTTAAACTCATATATTGAGTTTAATACTTTGGTTGTTTTTATAAATAAAGAGCAAAATTTAAAAGCCTTAAAAGCGTTAAAAGAGTTTGGCTATGAGTGTTTAAGCGAATTAAGTGGGGTGGACTTCGAAAGTGATAAAGGTGGAATAGAGGTCTTTTATCAGCTTTTAAGTATAGAGCATAAAAGAAGAGTTAGGGTTAAGTGTTTTGTAAAAGATGGCGATTTTTTAGAAAGTGTGTGTGAGCTTTACAAAAGCGCAAGATGGGCTGAAAGAGAGCTTTATGATATGCTTGGAGTTTTGATAAAAAACCATCCAAATTTAAAGCGAATCTTAATGCCTGATGACTGGTATGGTCACCCTCTTAGAAAATCCTACCCACTTCAAGGTGATGAAAGAGCTAAGTGGTATGAGATAGATAAAATTTTTGGGCGTGAATATAGAGATGAATTCGGGGAAGAAAACCGCGATTCTAGTTTTGTGGATAGCAAAGATACATTTAATTTCTCAAGACTTTATCACGAGACATATTATGGCGAAGAAAGACCCGATAAGGCCTACCTTCAAGAGTATCAAGAAGAAGGCGGTGTAGCGTTAGTTAAACACCTAAAAAGGGATAAATTTAAAAATATTAAAAGACAGGAGCGAAAATGA
- the nuoL gene encoding NADH-quinone oxidoreductase subunit L, protein MINYILVALFAPLLSFIIAGIFKGKNLIIGIICSGLIVISAISSLFLLEIVRSEGAFEVLIKDFIYTGFINVDFSVLVDSVSVVMMVVVGIVASVVHIYSIGYMEKDDGFNRFFSYLGLFVFSMMILVMSDNFVGLFIGWEGVGLCSWLLIGFWYDKANNSWCANEAFIMNRVADLGMLLGIFLIFKYTGSVKYDVVFKMVPNLPSFVVVWMGIFLLIGAMGKSAQFPFHTWLADAMAGPTPVSALIHAATMVTAGVYLVIRANAIFGLATGVSEFIVILGTFVAVFAASMALVCDDLKKIIAYSTLSQLGYMFVAAGLGAYWVGLFHLTTHAFFKSLLFLCAGNIMHAMNDDLNIKKMGGLYKFMKPTAILMGIGSVALVGFYPFAGFFSKDKILEAAFGSEFYIIWAVLLVGAMMTAFYSFRLIMLVFFGKAKFNHLPKEARKFMIYALTPLAILAVIAGWFESEFHAFVSKSLPDFSSGLEKDSVTNLIVITLIVITLSSLLAIFGYKKGIFKEGGKIYNLLKNEYYLPQIYERIFIIPYYKIAQICAKADKQVIDRSVDIIAVILRNLGNKADRISNGELNSMVKWLVFGFIILLLVAILGVL, encoded by the coding sequence ATGATAAATTACATATTAGTAGCTCTTTTTGCACCACTTCTTTCATTTATAATAGCTGGAATTTTTAAGGGTAAAAACCTAATAATAGGCATCATCTGCTCAGGTCTTATAGTAATAAGTGCTATTAGTTCGCTTTTTTTACTAGAGATTGTTAGAAGTGAGGGTGCGTTTGAAGTTTTGATAAAAGACTTTATTTATACAGGTTTTATCAATGTTGATTTTTCTGTTTTGGTTGATAGTGTAAGTGTTGTTATGATGGTTGTTGTAGGAATTGTTGCAAGTGTAGTTCATATATACTCAATTGGCTATATGGAAAAAGATGATGGTTTTAACCGCTTTTTTAGCTATCTTGGACTTTTTGTTTTTTCTATGATGATTTTAGTGATGAGTGATAACTTTGTTGGGCTATTTATTGGATGGGAAGGTGTTGGACTGTGTTCGTGGCTGTTGATTGGTTTTTGGTATGACAAGGCTAATAATAGCTGGTGTGCAAATGAAGCTTTTATAATGAATAGAGTAGCTGATCTTGGAATGCTGCTTGGGATTTTTCTTATTTTTAAATATACAGGTTCTGTAAAGTATGATGTAGTTTTTAAAATGGTGCCAAATTTGCCTAGCTTTGTAGTTGTTTGGATGGGAATTTTCTTGCTAATTGGAGCTATGGGTAAATCAGCTCAGTTTCCATTTCATACATGGTTAGCTGATGCGATGGCTGGACCGACGCCTGTTTCAGCACTAATCCATGCAGCTACTATGGTAACAGCTGGAGTTTATCTTGTTATAAGAGCAAATGCTATTTTTGGTTTAGCAACTGGCGTTAGTGAATTTATAGTTATTTTAGGAACATTTGTAGCAGTTTTTGCTGCTTCGATGGCGTTAGTTTGTGATGATTTAAAGAAAATCATCGCCTACTCAACACTTTCTCAGCTTGGATATATGTTTGTAGCTGCTGGACTTGGGGCTTACTGGGTAGGACTTTTTCACCTTACAACTCACGCATTTTTTAAATCTTTGCTATTTTTATGTGCTGGAAATATTATGCATGCTATGAATGATGATTTAAATATTAAAAAAATGGGTGGGCTTTATAAATTTATGAAACCAACGGCGATTCTTATGGGAATTGGCTCAGTTGCTTTGGTAGGATTTTATCCATTTGCTGGATTTTTCTCAAAAGATAAAATTTTAGAAGCTGCCTTTGGAAGTGAGTTTTACATCATCTGGGCGGTGCTTTTAGTTGGAGCTATGATGACAGCATTTTATAGTTTTAGGCTTATAATGCTAGTTTTCTTTGGTAAGGCTAAATTTAACCACTTGCCTAAAGAAGCTAGGAAATTTATGATTTATGCTCTTACTCCACTTGCTATTTTAGCAGTTATTGCTGGATGGTTTGAGAGTGAATTTCACGCTTTTGTGAGTAAGTCTTTGCCTGATTTTAGCTCTGGACTTGAAAAAGATAGTGTAACAAATCTTATAGTTATAACTCTTATTGTTATTACGCTTAGCTCGCTTTTAGCGATATTTGGTTATAAAAAAGGAATTTTTAAAGAAGGTGGAAAAATTTATAATTTATTAAAAAACGAATACTATTTGCCACAAATTTATGAGAGAATTTTTATAATACCTTACTATAAAATAGCCCAAATTTGTGCTAAAGCCGATAAGCAAGTTATAGATAGAAGTGTTGATATTATTGCTGTAATACTTAGAAATTTAGGAAATAAAGCTGATAGAATTTCAAATGGAGAGCTAAACAGTATGGTTAAATGGCTAGTTTTTGGATTTATTATACTTCTTTTAGTTGCTATTTTGGGGGTTTTATGA
- the nuoD gene encoding NADH dehydrogenase (quinone) subunit D, with protein sequence MTPTKLRPFFENIEFEKDGSHMVLNFGPQHPAAHGQLRLILELDGEKVIKADPHVGYMHRGMEKMAENMIYSEFIPVTDRIDYLASTGCNYGFALAVEKLCGIKIPRRAEVIRVILLELNRIAAHLLYIATQALDIGAMTVFLYAFREREYVLDAIEHYCGARLTHNAIKIGGVFTDLPDNYCNELLELCDKVLNGVKDYEIMLDKNRIWLLRTQGVGVITKDMALNWGCSGVTLRASGVQWDIRKEEPYSIYDELEFDVPYATSGDVYARFKCYIEEIRQSVRILRQCVKLYHESDTAILADNPEYVNPSKEQIMTQNYSLMQHFVLVTQGLKAPKGEIYQATETNKGEFGVYIYSTGDSKPYRVKLRAPSFWHCAIYEELLVGGYIADVSAIICSTNLIFGEVDR encoded by the coding sequence ATGACTCCTACAAAATTAAGACCTTTTTTTGAAAATATTGAGTTTGAAAAAGATGGCTCTCATATGGTGCTAAATTTCGGTCCTCAGCACCCAGCAGCTCATGGCCAGCTTAGACTTATTTTAGAACTAGATGGCGAAAAGGTTATAAAAGCTGACCCACATGTTGGATATATGCATCGTGGCATGGAGAAAATGGCTGAAAATATGATCTATAGTGAGTTTATTCCTGTAACTGATAGGATTGATTATCTTGCTTCAACTGGGTGTAATTACGGCTTTGCTTTAGCTGTTGAAAAGCTTTGTGGTATTAAAATTCCAAGAAGAGCTGAGGTTATAAGAGTTATACTTTTAGAGCTTAACCGCATAGCTGCACATCTGCTTTATATCGCGACTCAAGCCCTTGATATCGGAGCTATGACGGTATTTTTATATGCTTTTAGAGAGCGTGAGTATGTTTTAGATGCAATTGAGCATTATTGTGGTGCAAGATTAACTCACAATGCCATAAAAATAGGTGGTGTTTTTACAGATCTTCCTGATAATTATTGTAACGAGCTTTTAGAGCTTTGTGATAAGGTGCTTAACGGCGTAAAAGATTATGAGATTATGCTTGATAAAAACAGAATTTGGCTTCTTAGAACTCAAGGCGTTGGTGTTATAACTAAAGATATGGCACTAAATTGGGGCTGTTCTGGAGTCACGCTAAGAGCTAGTGGAGTTCAGTGGGATATAAGAAAAGAAGAGCCTTACTCTATTTATGATGAGCTTGAATTTGATGTGCCTTATGCTACAAGTGGCGATGTTTATGCAAGATTTAAGTGCTATATTGAAGAGATTAGACAAAGCGTTAGAATTTTAAGACAGTGTGTAAAGCTATATCATGAAAGTGATACAGCGATTTTAGCTGATAATCCTGAGTATGTAAATCCAAGCAAAGAGCAAATCATGACACAAAACTACTCTTTAATGCAGCACTTTGTTTTAGTAACACAAGGACTAAAAGCACCAAAAGGCGAAATTTATCAAGCTACTGAGACAAACAAGGGCGAATTTGGCGTATATATCTATTCAACTGGCGATAGCAAACCTTACAGAGTAAAGCTAAGAGCACCTAGTTTTTGGCACTGTGCTATATATGAAGAGCTTTTAGTTGGTGGATATATTGCTGATGTTTCAGCCATTATTTGTTCGACAAATCTTATCTTTGGCGAGGTGGATAGATAA
- the nuoK gene encoding NADH-quinone oxidoreductase subunit NuoK, giving the protein MSVGVNHYLFVAIVMFVLGLVGVMKRKNLLMLFFSSEIMLNAANLALVAISVHHKDLNAQAFALFVIVIAASELAVGLALLIRFYKKTGSIEIENLSKDAL; this is encoded by the coding sequence ATGAGTGTGGGTGTAAATCACTATCTATTTGTCGCTATAGTTATGTTTGTTTTAGGTCTTGTTGGTGTGATGAAAAGAAAAAATCTCTTAATGCTATTTTTTTCAAGCGAGATTATGCTAAATGCTGCAAATTTAGCTCTAGTTGCCATATCAGTTCATCATAAAGACCTTAATGCTCAAGCATTTGCACTTTTTGTTATTGTTATAGCTGCAAGCGAGTTAGCGGTAGGACTTGCTTTACTTATAAGGTTTTATAAAAAAACAGGCTCTATTGAGATAGAAAATTTAAGCAAGGATGCTCTATGA
- the nuoH gene encoding NADH-quinone oxidoreductase subunit NuoH — MSSTGFLIFETIIKAIVILAVIASLAGLGTYAERKVLAWMQRRVGPQMVGPLGLAQIVADMIKLATKEDLIPANANKLAFMLAPLISVTAAFVALAPVPFLPEFSMFGHTIHPILSDIGVGVLFVLAVSSTCIYGLIIGGLASYNKYSLIASMRAVLQLISFEVINGLSLIPIVMIVGSLSIIDIVNAQSGGIGAWFIWKQPICFIIFLIASFVECNRTPFCLTENDPEIIAGITTAYSGMRFGMFFIAEYANMITYSILMSLLFLGGFNSAWFVPGGVMMILKSSFFFFLFLWTRATFPHLRPDQLMSLCWKVLLPLSLAMIFITGLVLL, encoded by the coding sequence ATGAGTAGTACTGGGTTTTTAATCTTTGAAACTATTATTAAAGCCATAGTTATCCTAGCTGTTATTGCTAGTCTTGCAGGGCTTGGAACTTATGCTGAAAGAAAAGTTTTAGCGTGGATGCAACGCCGAGTTGGACCGCAAATGGTTGGTCCGCTTGGTTTAGCACAAATCGTTGCTGATATGATAAAACTAGCCACAAAAGAAGATCTCATCCCTGCAAACGCTAACAAACTAGCATTTATGTTAGCTCCACTTATCTCGGTTACAGCAGCTTTTGTAGCTCTTGCTCCAGTGCCATTTTTACCTGAATTTAGCATGTTTGGACATACTATCCATCCTATTTTAAGTGATATTGGAGTTGGTGTGTTGTTTGTGTTAGCTGTTAGTTCAACTTGTATATATGGACTAATAATTGGCGGCCTTGCTAGCTATAATAAATACTCACTAATTGCATCAATGAGAGCAGTTTTGCAACTTATAAGTTTTGAAGTTATAAACGGACTTAGTCTTATACCTATTGTTATGATTGTTGGGTCTTTATCTATTATTGACATAGTAAATGCGCAAAGTGGCGGTATTGGCGCTTGGTTTATATGGAAGCAGCCAATTTGCTTTATTATATTTTTAATAGCAAGTTTTGTAGAGTGTAATAGAACGCCATTTTGTTTAACAGAAAATGACCCTGAAATAATAGCTGGTATTACAACGGCTTATTCTGGCATGAGATTTGGTATGTTTTTTATAGCAGAGTATGCTAATATGATAACTTACTCAATTCTTATGTCACTACTGTTTTTGGGTGGTTTTAACTCAGCTTGGTTCGTACCTGGTGGGGTTATGATGATACTAAAGTCAAGCTTTTTCTTCTTTTTATTTTTGTGGACAAGGGCTACTTTTCCACACTTAAGACCTGATCAGTTAATGAGCCTTTGTTGGAAAGTACTACTTCCTCTTAGCTTGGCTATGATTTTTATAACTGGTTTGGTACTGTTATAA
- a CDS encoding NADH-quinone oxidoreductase subunit J, with protein sequence MIELVAFLFFSILSVGLFSVSVFSTNILYAMSSLAGGMIFISGLFFLLGAEFLGVVQILVYVGAVVVLYSFSMMFFDANKLVKENKKGSKTIYTLAVFSALLLFVMVLAPVTTELSAELPIIEGAGNSDYLGKVVFTKYLIVFEISALMLLVAMIAGIVLVHKDMDKKGDAI encoded by the coding sequence ATGATAGAACTAGTAGCGTTTTTATTTTTTTCCATCTTGTCAGTTGGGCTTTTTAGTGTGAGTGTGTTTTCAACAAATATTTTATATGCTATGAGTAGTTTAGCTGGTGGGATGATATTTATTTCAGGACTATTTTTTCTTTTAGGGGCTGAGTTTTTAGGAGTTGTACAAATTTTAGTTTATGTCGGTGCTGTGGTTGTTCTTTATTCTTTTTCTATGATGTTTTTTGATGCAAATAAGCTTGTAAAAGAGAACAAAAAAGGCTCTAAAACAATATATACTTTAGCTGTTTTTTCAGCTTTACTTCTTTTTGTGATGGTACTAGCTCCAGTTACAACTGAGCTTAGTGCTGAACTTCCTATTATAGAAGGGGCTGGAAATAGTGATTATCTTGGCAAAGTTGTCTTTACTAAGTATTTGATAGTGTTTGAAATTTCTGCTCTTATGCTTTTAGTAGCGATGATAGCTGGCATTGTTTTGGTTCATAAAGATATGGATAAAAAAGGAGATGCGATATGA